The genomic interval AgatttagtttatttattttaaagatagaTCATAaagtaattagaaaaaaaaatactatatagATTTTaaatcattcatttttttatttcaatttaaaattttacatctttaaatttatatttttttttaatcaatctTTCTTTTCAAACATATTACATTACTAAGAAGATAACACTATTAAGAAGACAATAGTgcataaaaaaagaaaacatcatAATCATATTATGAACAGAAAAGGATTACTTTGACCTGTGTTACACAAAGAGAGTTTGAGTActaatgttaataatttttattattttaatacaacttattaattttagtaattttttagaattttttattttaataattatcttGTATTGAATGGTTAAAACTCCACTAAGTACAagttactgtttttattttccaattCGTAGTATTTTTGTAGTTCTTTATTATTGACATGTAAAACCAAACTTTAGATTGATGCTTACCTAATACACAGAAAGGTAAACGAATGAAACCACAAACTTTGGCATTTGGCAAACTTAGGACCATTTGCATTCAATGCATTGGAAGTAAATAAATGAACAGAGTCAACGTATGTTCATGTTTAACATGGACaaatataatatgtaaaaaaaaaataaaaaaatggataCGTAATTGAAGAGATAAGTAAGTAATCAGAATGTGTAAAACGCTTAATCTCATTCTTATCTTCAAACCATACTTTATATACTTTATACACCAAACATCCTCATTCAAATCATTGCATATTTTATTTCTGTCATTTTTTTACTCAAAATCATTCTCTTATTAtactaaataaaacaaaacaaaaaagaggTGATACATGCACTTTCGCAATAACATTTCTGTGTACAGATACTGTGTCCGTGTTTGCTTCCGCGTTTTCTTCCATCTTTCACGTCAAAATTCATGTTTCGTAATTTTAGCAGCAAATAAAACCAATCAGGTTTTAATTCTTCAAGTGGTCACTGACTCAACtaacatatttattaattataaaatattacagtataaatataaaaacataacaaaaaaagtatattaattATTGGGCACCTTGATCATGGATCAGTGTTGAGTTCCACTAACAACGAGAAAGAGAATTCAACTGAAATAAACACTGAAACCGACAGTGCCACCAATACATGCTGCACTGGCCACGCGAATATGTGGTTTCATGATGGCAAAATTCTCACACTTTTCTCTCATtcatcataaattataaattattctttACAGATAAGTGACAGAGGCAGAGAGAAAATTGGATTTTGATTATTTTGAGAAATATAAAAACTGTTGAATggaataaataaattgaattgaattgtGAATCTGGAACATTGAAAGTACAAGGTAAACAGGAGAACTGGATCCAACAAAACTCCAAGCACTATGTACAAAATCAAGTTAATAGCACTCAAAATTCTCCCAATAATTGAAAAATCAAGCTAAACAAGAATCAAAGAGTTCAGAGAAAATGAGGAATTTCGATCTTGGGAACCACGAAGAGACGCGGTTTCTTCATCACGGGGTGAGGGCTCTCAACCTCGTCTTCTCCCGGCTTCGTTGTTAAATCGGGAAAAGCAGGGATATTCAGATCAAAATCACGGTGGTGGCTGTGAGTGGACCCCACACCTTCCGAGGCGGTTACAACACTCGTGCTGTTTCcgttgttgttgttattattgttgttacCTTCGTAGTGACAACGTTTGTGTCCGCCGAGGGCCTGTCCTGTGGGGAAGGACTTGTGACAGATGGAGCACTCGTGGGCCCTGCCGGAGGCGGTGGCGATGCTGGTAGAAGTGGCGGCGGAGGAGGTGGGGTGGTCGTCGGCGAGCGCGAGTTTCCGGTGGCTGGCCTTGTGTCCGCCGAGAGCCTGGTAGGAGGGGAAGGTTTTGTGGCAGACGGAGCATTTGTAGGTGAGCTTGGAGGAAGGATCTGGGGTtggggtggtggtggtggtggtgccGCGGGCGAGCATGATGAGGCAGAGAGCGAGGTACTCTTCTTCGGAAGGGTGGTCGCGGGAACGCTTGGAACGCTTGCGTTTTGCCCATGGAATGGTTGGGTGGTCAAAGGGGAAAGATGGAACAGTTGTTGTGGGGGAGTTGAGAGCTTCCAAAGCCATGAAGAGAAagttgatgatgatgaagagttttggtttggtttgaaTGAGTTAGGAGTGAGAGTGGGTGAAGAGGCTTTATAAGGAGGTGAGGGAAGTTGCGTGACAAGTGGTGTGCAAGTAAGattgagaaataaataaagaaaaaaaagaatgaatgaGGAAAAAGAGATAGAAGTGTAGTGGAGCAGATTTTGAGGGGAATTTGTTGGTGGAGAAGAGTGAGTTGGGTCAAAGAAGTGTGAGTGTGGGAGTGAAGTCTAAGAAGGAATAGCAGCCTCCACACGTCAAGGATACTCAAAAGGACTTTTCTTTCTCAACATCTTTTCAGCCGACCCTTTACACCTCTATTCTCTTCCAATTTGGAAGCTCGCCCTTCATTCCTTGCTTCTTCCTTCTTTCCTCTCTTTTCATTACTTTAATATATTATGGGTGATTCGATAACGCTTGATAGCGAGTTGTCTGATAAGTTCAACAAACACTTGTTATGATAATATCATATTATAAAGTGAACTGTAGGtttaactcaatcccataaaaccaaTATTGTGGTGAGATTTGTActtacttatatacaataaaatgtcttaatctctagttgatgcGAGACCTCCAaccatgttaaaaaaaaatcctatatgTTATAGAAGAAAGATGATATAATAAAATCTTATTAgacaaaaatatttacaatattagATATGATTCCGACTACAGagtatttaaatattcattattATCGATCATTATTTGTTTGATATATTTATGAAGAtaaagataattaatattttatctaGATTTTAGATGGTAGATAATTTTTCAATCTTAATCTGAAAATGAATAAGACTAGGACGTATCTGGAAATGAATAATACTTACAGTTATAACATGAAAAATGGTTAAATATGAGATGTTTGGTGTGGTTTGGATAAGGCATTAAAAAGGCGGCACCGCAGAGGGTATCATTTTACTATGTTCTTAGAGAGCGATAGCAGGAAGAAGAATCAAGATCACATGAGAGAGTTTTTTCAAGGAGAAATATTATTACCCAAGTTTTTTTTCACTATTTAGTATTAACTgtgtaatataatatatatatatatatacattttgcACAGTATAAAATGATACCAATGATTTATAAGcatattcatttaaaatattaagacaataatttattttaagtaaAAGGTATCATGATTAGGTATCACtattaaaaattgaaagatTTGTGTGTCATTCTTGGACAAAAGTGAGGCTAATCTTCTCTATATCGTTCCAGATTTATTATTagaatgaataaatataaaaaaaatatgggattaatttaaaaataattaatgtatcTGACAATGTGCATAGTTTCTTCTGAGACAGAAAAAGGTGGGCCCAAGAACAAGAAGTACCAATTTAAGATTTCTTGTTGTTTTAGATTTTAGTGTTTAGAAAGTAAAAACTATAAAGAGAACTTTATCAATTAGAAAGCTACCAGAAGCATCTAGTGATGTTAACTCACTCCtcttccttcttctttcttccttcCTCCACCAATCataaatcctttttttttcatgtgcCAATCACTTTAGAGTGAAATATCACTCAATTTTCTTACTCtaatatttagtttaaaatagataaataacaTTTATATCATAACACCaatcattcaatttttttaagaaatagtTAATTAATTGATGTAATAGTAATGTTTAATTTTGAAGAGATCAAAAACTTTTTAACTACTAGTTAGAATGTGTGATCGTGAAGAGGTAATTAcaatatatactaaaaaaaagaaaaaaaaaagaatgttaaagaaagttgttttaaaaaatcattttttattaagaaagtAATCCAATTATATAcgattaattttaattcttaGTATATATTTCTTTATACATAAAGTGATGTAAATATAcacacaaaagaataaaaatttcttttttcttctttttcatcttcttacgtacaattttcttatatttttcacCCTAAACATATTTGATTTAATGTATAGATATTTGTGTTTTTATCATAATATAATTGTGTGATTGCTCTTTATCTCAAGATCAATATCTTTCTTCCAGAAACATAGTCATTGCTTACATAAAACAGGGATTGAGATTAAGAATAGTAGTCAAACTTCCTCAAATAATCTATTACCCATTATATGTGTGTAAATTGTATATAAAATAGCAAGGACTCAATCAACCACATGTAGTTAAAGAAAAACATGTGTTTCTCTTTGCAAAGTTTTCATCATGATAATGAACTATACAATTTAGTTATGAGTTTTAAAAAGGCAAAAcacatttaaaaatatgatactTGAAACCTACCTCTTTGTCCAATTCAAATACATAAACTATAATAAACCATgtgttttctttgtttttatctCTATGGCAAAAAATACAAACACAAAAAGGAGGTGACCTCATATATTCACTAGTCACACAAATTCTTCACTAATTAGTTTTCTTTGTTGTTTAGTGGCAATATGCAATTGGAAAATGCAACTAGGGTAAAGGGTTGAGAAAGATGGTTAGATTTGGATAAAGATGAGTTTTGTGAAAGATGAGTCACATGTTAAATGGACATGAAGCCCACATGAGTGTGACATTAGGTCATTGTCATCTTGGCCCAAGTAATATGGGCCGAGAGAATCTTTTCATACCAAGCTGGCTTTCTTTTTCAAAaggtatcatttttattttcttctactTTTGTCACATGAAAATTGAGGTAATGCATACCATGAAGTACAAAATCTCACTTTCCACTTGGATACATAAAcaaaaacacttaaaaaaaaataattgaaaaaaataataatttaagaaatcaaaataattatttaatatattaattaaattagagactattttataaactaaaaaaattattagtatctaaagtaatttttattattaataaaaatttataaaatagtttttaaattgacatctaactattagctactaaagttttatctactaatattctaaattagtcactATTGAccttttagatactaatttaaaatctaaaatattagtagctaaaactttataactaatttagataccaatttagaaaatattttataaatttgtattaataatagaaagtaatttaaataacaataattttgtagtctctaaaatagtatataatttagttaatatagtgattaattattttttatttttaaattaatttgttatttaatgatttttttatagtaaaatatctatattttgttattgttttaataaatattctCTTGTGGAAATAATATTTGAGAGTAATctttagttttaatatttatttcttgtAAAGTGattctgattcacaatttttaaagaaatatcacttttcatttttaattcacATCAAATTTGTAATTGTAACTGATACATAATGTATTTATTGAGTAATATAGttaggaatttttttttaaaatgttgacATCTTCTGAATACAGATTCCAACATTATCTagagattttattattattatcatttgtTATTAAGTTATTTACATGAAATATTTATATGGGACAATTCATCTTGTAAACCTAACCATGCATCTTAGTCTATTTCTCCCACTCTTATTTCTTTCgttcataaaatttaaattttacttaaaGTATTgagtttaatattatttaaatttttttcaaccATATAAAACAAGCTTATAAgacatatattttaatttgattatatttatatttgatgaaaaataataaataaatatgaaacatTTTAGGGATGTTCCAATCTTAAATTTTAATCTAAagcattaataatatataaagtgaCTTAATTAAaaggttgtgattggaatattcccttatctttacagcagatgcctcatttttttaatcatatcatgattaGAGAGGAACATGATATTtctaattggattctaaatgagtctggtcatttcactcttaaatcggctaagacttttttcttggaaccaagagttccaggtggttggggtaaattcatttggtcttcatctattccgccttccaaaactctagtactctggaaaaaaattcatgggcgacttcctacatatcaacatattcagaataagggtttgcatatatgttttatgtgttcgctttgtgaaaagcaagaggaatctattcaacatctattttttgaatattctaatgcattgcatatttggagttgggtttgacaaatttttcttacttctcatttctctaataaggatgatctactttcttttattaaaagtgatggtagtcctttagttaaattgattaagcttgcggtgataaccttttctatatggatgatatggcgtatgaggaattatgctagatttcaggataagattgaggtttctaaggctatttcgataattaaagatttaacttgtctagtgggaaattcgtctaaagcttcaatgaacaatgatatgttggacttcaacgtgattaagttttttgatattaagactcgtagtggtaaagttcttcgtcctcttcctattagataGGAATTTCCTTCCCCAGGCTGggtcaaaattaatactgatggggctgctagggggtatcctggtcttgctacttgtggaggtatttttcgtggaagtatgggagaatttattggtgctttttcagcgtttcttgaagttcaaactgctttggttgctgagttttatggagttatacatgttatggaggaagctcaaaaaatggggcttactaatgtctggcttgaatgtgattctgccttggtttgtgctgcgtttactgctaggactaatgttccgttgatgcttcagaatcgatggaatacttgtcttaatttttgtgggacaatcaggtttagggtaactcatatttttcgtgaagggaatgtgtgtgctgataagttgactaatttaggatttattcatagagaatcatttcattggtataatagactcccagctaatctgttcttagaattctttatgaataggtataatctacctatgtatcgtttgtgttaacatatgggttttggtctaatccccccatatttttgtattttctttcttttttcttttttttaataatatttttttttcatgtgatggcagatgattgttgttacttgaggtgtcagcttagctgagatgtcaagttgcatagtgatgcctaacacgaaaactttataaaaaaaaaatatccttccatttatagaatttttttttagtttctattaaaaagtttcattttattagatatgtatatttttcaattaagtACTTGTCATTTGGTTTTGTTGTAAGTGTGTTGACATAACCATTGCTTTTGCATGGTCATTGATTTTGCTGTCTTAAtttggtatttttttaattaaatcatcctaattttaaaaaataaataatatttcgtAGCAGTCTAATGAACAAAATATAATGGCTAGataaacttaaatattaaaagtatgatgttatagaaaaatataatacttaacattatattatattaactaagtttttaaaatttaccgATTTTCAACAAATTGTGTTAGATTacagttttaaatttaaaaaataccaatattaaaaaaataaatcatcaaCTCTATAAAATTATTTGTCTGTGCATCATGCAGATATACTTTATAGTTTTTATCAAAATCACTCAACTTTTTAAACTTGGTGCTAAACTAAATTGATTAAATAGTATTACTCACAAAATTTGATGAAATTTGTAGATAGGTGGTGAAGTTATACCTTGTCAATTTTGGGTTTACTAGGTGGcttttgcttcctgcaccctattaattatttttgaaattttaaaattgttcttCATTTTGAAATTGGAAATCTAGAATAGATTTTTcgtattttagaaataaaattttgaaacaaaatttgaaaaccaaaaTCTCATTCTGAAAGGACAAATCCTGAACACAGATAATAcatttttgcaaaaaaaaaaatccgaaatacaaataatatattttgaaaaagaaattccaaaaaacaaaatatgaaaacataTTCCGAAAAAGAGATTATAatccaaaaacatattttgaaaacactattccaaaaaattattctattttttttaaaaattaaagacatttttgtcatttcagatagaatgtatattaaaatttattaggtggaggaagaaaaaaCCTTACAATGTTCTTTGAACCAAAGGCACCCGCCACATTGGGGTGGCTTCCAAATAGTTTAATGATTATCACAAAAAGTCAGAAATAGATCCCACATGATTAATGAGAAGTGTCATTCTCTTTAAGAATAAAACTactattttattcatattagTTAACAATAACAAGTTAGAATAACAATCTTATtctacacatttttttttctatgtagTTGTTTTCCGTTTGTCGTTAAAACGGTAAACATGTCCTCTAGTGTCTGATCTCAGAGTGGTAGGGACTTCATGTTAGATTGAGTCCAATGTCAAGCCCATTATAAGCAAGTGGAGCATACATCCATAGATCATCTGAGCTTAAAAGCTACACATGACAAAAACAAGACAAAAACATTGTTACAATTTGATTCTATTTAGGTTAATTCTTCCAAATTTGGAACATGATTTTCAATGTTATGCTACTCATATACATACCTTGATTTGTAGCTGCAAAAATTTCACATAATTGACTGCCTCTTCAAGCATTGTACTTATATCAACCTACAGAATACACATCCATCAATGAAATTAATACACTTCCATAgatgaattttaaatattaagttTCTCTTAAACAGTGCCATTTGaatgaaataattaataatgtataGTGATTATCAATAAGAATTCAGAATATTCAGTTCATGTATTTTTGTCATATCTGACCAAAACTACAGAAACCACATCTAACTTCATTGAAAACAAGAGTTAGATCAACATTATTTACCTTGGTTCCATTAGGGACAAGATTCTGTAGGATTCTTAATCGTTCATTTATTCTCTCTCTTCTTTTCTGCAAGATTCAAGTGAGAGTAATGTAAGTGCCATAATATCACACACAAACTTTATGTACTGAGCTATCAcagaaggaaaaaaataaaatgaaatgaaaagaggTTTTGTATTTGAAGTGACTAATTATATATACCCTTGCATATAGGCTCTGGGGATCTGTTGCTGATCCCCTACTTGCTCTTGTTTTTCCATTTGAGTTGAGAACAGATTTAGATTCTGAAGTAGCTCCTCCAACATTTTCCTTGTTATCATCCTCTGACATGTTACTACTTGAGCTTTGTCCATCTGATCCTGCATTAGTCTCTTCTGCATCTTCCCTATTGCTGTCATTTTTCTGATTCTTCTTGGACCATTTGTTCTTCATACATCCTTGCACCTGATAGTGAAACACAGAAGATTGTTATTAATTCCCACCTTCAATGTAGACCAAATATTAAGTTTTGATCAGTTTTAGCCTAAAATTATATAAGCATGACTCTGATCATTGATATCTATATGCACTAAGTGTAAGAACATTTTACACGATTAATCAATCAGACATTGTTGTTAGTATGAGATATTAGAGACAAAACTTACATCTTTTGAAACACGAGGTTTTTTCTTGTGATTCTCTGATCTGTTGTTGATTTTACCATCAGCAGGCACATCATTCTTCCTCTTGGTGGGAAAAACAATAGGTTCCATTTGATTGCACTCAGAATTCTCCAATCCGTCACTTGCCAAATCTTCATACAGCTTCACACTCTCTTCAGTTGCAATGTTAGCAAGCGATGGAGCAAAAGGGGCAAAATGTTTCTCATCCAAGGAATATACACATGCATTATTTGGTGACATATGATCAGGGTAACTAAAATAATAGTTTGAGCTACCCGGATTGGCAATGAAGACAGTGTCATCACCACTACAATTGCTACTATTACTATAGCTACTTTCCTGAGAAATATACTGTGAAGAATTTGAGTTATGAGCATCTAAAGAATAAAACATCAGCTCATTTTCACCAGCTTCAGGAGCACCACAAAAATTGGCTTGCTCTGTCACAATGTTCAGTTCATCGCCTCCACCAAGCAGAAGAGGAAACTCCGATGTGAAATGATCCTCACTGGCAAACATTCCACGAAAGCAATCCCATTCTCCATCAGGGAAGGCACCAACAGGTTCCATTCTACTCTGTGTTGAGGGGAAAAAACGAAAGAACAGAAAAGGGCAAAAGGGTTGGTTTTTTTTCTTGTGTGGTCTAATGCCACTGCAAAGAGAATTGAAGCTGATGAAATGTTTGGTTGGCATAAGCAAAAACTATAGACATATTTATAGTGAATCCTTAGAAAAGTGTTAGTGTAAGCATTGACTTCATTCgcaaataacattttaaatttgtaatcatTGTGTGATGGATAGGTCCTAATTCTCTGTAACTGAACTCATGAGTCCACTGAGGGGCAAAGTACAACTCATATGGGACCAAGTTCATGCGTGATAATTTAGaataatgttaatttttcaATGGGGTTATAAACAGCTGAATAAACCTGTGGTGAGAACAGCAAAGGGGTCTAAGTAATGATTGAGAGGTTACTAATAGAGATTAACAagtaatggtgatagtgatgtAGTTAGGAGTTGGAACTGGAGAACTTAGCATGCGCGTTGTTGAGGTTGAACAACGAACGTGGGAGTTCccaatatgaatataataaacGCAGAGGAATTCTCTGAGGGAATAAAAAATGGAAGGTCCATGGACGGCTACATCGTGGGATGATCTCACTTTCTTTAAACCACTTCATGGACCGACACATCAACCGTGGACAACGCTCTTTTGTCTCCTTGGTGTAACAAGCTCACCATTGCTTCATCAATTCTAACAACCAAACATCTATTTTCTCTCTATTCTCTTACTACACTTCACCTAGTAACTCATGTTTTATGTTTAGTGCAAATTACTAACGTGAAATAACCCAAGTTACCAACATCTCACGTGGCTATCAAAAGTACTGTCatattcaaaacaaaacaacaacataTAACATAAAAAGGATATCTCTAATCAGATAAACTATATATCTTTCTTTCATCAGAACCAAATGTATCTCATTCTAAACAC from Phaseolus vulgaris cultivar G19833 chromosome 1, P. vulgaris v2.0, whole genome shotgun sequence carries:
- the LOC137816546 gene encoding zinc finger protein ZAT10-like; the encoded protein is MALEALNSPTTTVPSFPFDHPTIPWAKRKRSKRSRDHPSEEEYLALCLIMLARGTTTTTTPTPDPSSKLTYKCSVCHKTFPSYQALGGHKASHRKLALADDHPTSSAATSTSIATASGRAHECSICHKSFPTGQALGGHKRCHYEGNNNNNNNNGNSTSVVTASEGVGSTHSHHRDFDLNIPAFPDLTTKPGEDEVESPHPVMKKPRLFVVPKIEIPHFL
- the LOC137815404 gene encoding transcription factor bHLH84, translating into MEPVGAFPDGEWDCFRGMFASEDHFTSEFPLLLGGGDELNIVTEQANFCGAPEAGENELMFYSLDAHNSNSSQYISQESSYSNSSNCSGDDTVFIANPGSSNYYFSYPDHMSPNNACVYSLDEKHFAPFAPSLANIATEESVKLYEDLASDGLENSECNQMEPIVFPTKRKNDVPADGKINNRSENHKKKPRVSKDVQGCMKNKWSKKNQKNDSNREDAEETNAGSDGQSSSSNMSEDDNKENVGGATSESKSVLNSNGKTRASRGSATDPQSLYARKRRERINERLRILQNLVPNGTKVDISTMLEEAVNYVKFLQLQIKLLSSDDLWMYAPLAYNGLDIGLNLT